In Musa acuminata AAA Group cultivar baxijiao chromosome BXJ3-11, Cavendish_Baxijiao_AAA, whole genome shotgun sequence, one DNA window encodes the following:
- the LOC103970958 gene encoding thiol protease SEN102-like, whose protein sequence is MESVFSPVLASAFARAIPFGDKDLASEESLWDSYERWRSHHRVSRHPDEARKLFDVFRENEEFIHAFNNKESPYKLGLNGFADMANEDLRSWSTGSDVHRLRGRRRHRSGEELVGRARLHQDAVWHRHGSFLSHQNISQSFKDEL, encoded by the coding sequence ATGGAGAGCGTCTTCTCGCCGGTGCTCGCTTCTGCGTTCGCGCGAGCCATCCCGTTCGGCGACAAGGACTTGGCGTCGGAGGAGAGCCTGTGGGACTCGTACGAGCGGTGGCGGAGCCACCACAGGGTGTCGCGGCACCCCGACGAGGCGCGGAAGCTGTTCGACGTGTTCAGGGAGAACGAGGAGTTCATCCACGCCTTCAACAATAAGGAGAGTCCCTACAAGCTCGGGCTCAACGGGTTCGCCGACATGGCGAACGAGGACTTACGAAGCTGGTCCACTGGCTCCGACGTGCACCGTCTCCGGGGACGAAGACGACACCGCTCGGGTGAAGAACTCGTGGGGAGAGCGAGGCTACATCAGGATGCGGTGTGGCATCGCCACGGAAGCTTCTTATCCCATCAAAACATCAGCCAATCTTTCAAGGATGAACTTTGA
- the LOC135652464 gene encoding proline transporter 2-like, translating into MDQAGPTEFVVGNGVEELSLESGQAPAESQKQQEYVITSAHAVDKDSWQQVGLMIVTGFNCAYVLSFSNLMLVPLGWAWGLTCLAVIGAFAYYANWLLSGLHVIDGHRFIRYRDLMGFVFGRRMYYLTWFLQFMTLLLGNMGFILLGGRALKEINSEFSNSPLRLQVFILATGVVYFIFAYFVPTMSAMRNWLATSAVLTVTYDVVLVAILVKDGKANKTKDYNIHGSEVEKVFNAFGAIAAILVCNTSGLLPEIQSTLRKPVVANMRKALMMQYTVGLAVYYGISIAGYWAYGSSVSEYLPYQLSGPRWGNVLINSTAFLQSVVSQHMFCAPIHEALDTKFQKLDEGMFSKANLRRRFALRALVFGLNTFVTALFPFMGDFVNLFGSFTLFPLTFVFPSMVFIKVRGKTAGREEKAWHWANIFFFSLMSIVTTAAAVRLIIQNTRIYHFFADT; encoded by the exons atggatcaAGCAGGTCCAACAGAGTTTGTGGTGGGGAATGGAGTGGAAGAACTCAGCCTGGAGTCAGGCCAAGCACCTGCGGAGAGCCAGAAGCAGCAAGAATATGTGATCACCTCAGCTCATGCTGTTGATAAAG ATTCATGGCAACAAGTAGGGCTGATGATAGTGACTGGATTCAACTGTGCCTATGTTTTGAGCTTCTCCAACCTGATGCTGGTGCCTTTGGGATGGGCATGGGGTCTCACCTGCCTTGCTGTCATAGGAGCCTTTGCCTACTACGCAAACTGGCTCTTGTCTGGACTCCATGTTATCGACGGCCACCGCTTCATCAGATACAGGGACCTCATGGGCTTCGTCTTCG GTAGGAGAATGTATTACCTCACATGGTTCCTGCAGTTCATGACCTTGCTTCTTGGTAACATGGGTTTCATTCTTCTGGGAGGAAGGGCTTTGAAG GAGATCAACTCGGAGTTCAGCAACTCACCTCTGAGGCTCCAAGTTTTCATCTTGGCAACTGGTGTTGTCTACTTCATCTTTGCGTACTTTGTCCCAACGATGTCAGCCATGAGGAATTGGCTGGCAACCTCCGCAGTGCTCACCGTAACTTACGATGTCGTTCTTGTGGCAATCCTCGTCAAAGATG GGAAAGCGAACAAAACCAAGGATTACAACATCCATGGAAGTGAAGTAGAGAAGGTCTTCAATGCCTTTGGCGCCATTGCCGCTATTCTCGTCTGCAACACCTCTGGCCTGCTACCGGAGATCCAG TCGACTCTGCGCAAGCCGGTCGTGGCTAACATGAGAAAGGCTCTGATGATGCAATACACAGTTGGCCTTGCAGTCTACTATGGCATCAGCATCGCCGGATACTGGGCTTATGGCTCCTCTGTTTCGGAGTACCTTCCGTATCAGTTGAGCGGACCAAGATGGGGAAATGTGCTGATCAATTCCACTGCCTTCTTGCAGAGTGTCGTCTCCCAGCAT ATGTTCTGTGCACCAATTCATGAAGCGCTTGACACCAAGTTCCAGAAGCTCGACGAAGGGATGTTCTCCAAAGCCAACCTTCGTCGTCGGTTCGCGCTACGTGCGCTGGTCTTCGGGCTGAACACCTTCGTCACCGCCTTGTTCCCCTTCATGGGAGACTTCGTGAACCTGTTCGGATCTTTCACGCTCTTCCCGCTGACCTTCGTGTTCCCCAGCATGGTTTTCATCAAG GTCAGAGGGAAGACGGCCGGGAGAGAGGAGAAGGCATGGCACTGGGccaacatcttcttcttctcgctTATGTCCATTGTGACAACAGCCGCGGCAGTGCGCTTGATCATACAAAACACTAGGATATACCATTTCTTTGCAGATACATGA
- the LOC135652465 gene encoding manganese-dependent ADP-ribose/CDP-alcohol diphosphatase-like yields the protein MATLAGLQPLFSFGVISDVQYADIPDGHSFSGVPRYYRHSMQVLQRAISKWNDHKKLQFLMNFGDIVDGFCPKDKSLITVQKVVKEFDRFNGPTYHMIGNHCLYNLPRSKLISLLNMPSVHDHAYYDFSPCPGYRFIVLDAYEISTIGWPLGHPNALAAMQILEAKNPNSDKNSPNGMVGLEKRFLMFNGAVGKEQLLWLDDVLKDSTKNEQKVVICCHLPLHPKAASAKALLWDYEEVLNLIHSYKCVKACFAGHDHKGGYTVDSHGIHHRVFEAALECPPESNAYGYIDVYHDRLSLIGTDRMMSTEMIFN from the coding sequence ATGGCTACTTTAGCTGGATTACAGCCTCTATTCTCCTTTGGGGTTATATCAGATGTCCAGTATGCTGATATCCCTGATGGTCACTCATTTTCTGGTGTCCCTCGATACTATCGTCACAGCATGCAAGTGTTACAAAGAGCCATAAGTAAGTGGAATGATCACAAGAAGCTCCAATTCTTGATGAACTTTGGGGATATTGTTGATGGGTTCTGTCCCAAGGACAAGTCACTAATCACTGTGCAGAAAGTCGTGAAAGAATTTGACAGATTTAATGGTCCCACCTATCATATGATAGGCAATCACTGCCTTTACAATCTTCCACGCAGCAAATTAATCTCATTGTTAAATATGCCCTCTGTTCACGACCATGCATATTATGACTTCTCCCCATGTCCTGGGTATAGGTTTATTGTTTTGGATGCCTATGAGATTAGCACAATTGGTTGGCCATTGGGTCACCCGAATGCATTGGCAGCTATGCAGATTTTGGAGGCAAAGAACCCTAATTCTGATAAAAACAGCCCAAATGGCATGGTAGGCCTTGAGAAAAGATTCTTGATGTTCAATGGTGCTGTTGGGAAGGAACAGCTGCTTTGGCTTGATGATGTCCTTAAAGATTCCACCAAGAATGAACAGAAGGTTGTTATATGTTGCCACCTTCCTTTGCATCCTAAAGCTGCATCAGCCAAGGCACTCCTGTGGGACTATGAAGAGGTACTGAATTTGATACACAGCTATAAATGTGTGAAGGCTTGCTTTGCAGGTCATGATCATAAAGGTGGTTACACTGTCGACTCCCATGGCATTCATCATCGTGTTTTCGAGGCTGCCTTAGAGTGCCCTCCTGAATCAAATGCATATGGGTATATAGATGTGTATCATGACAGACTCTCTCTTATAGGTACCGACAGAATGATGAGTACTGAGATGATTTTCAACTAA
- the LOC135652115 gene encoding uncharacterized protein LOC135652115: MAKLGFGGRSVLTRKSNESMRIIISTVIGIVLGYLIGISFPTVSITKLHFPSSIVSYIEDRNSGLTTQTLLNHAWDSANRNRNNSTSNTDDTPKIYVPTNPRGAERLPPCIVVPESDFYLRRLWGNPDEDLIVQQKYLVTFTVGYEQKNNIDAAVKKFSENFTILLFHYDGRTTEWDEFEWSKRAIHVSARKQTKWWYAKRFLHPDIVARYEYIFIWDEDLGLEHFDAEEYIKLVKKHGLEISQPGLEPNNGLTWQMTKRRGDHEVHKETEERPGWCADPHLPPCAAFVEIMATVFSRDAWRCVWHMIQNDLVHGWGLDFALRKCVEPAHEKIGVVDAQWIVHQVVPSLGNQGQAEKGKAPWEGVRERCRKEWAIFQSRMSDAEKAYYLSIGISPPNSTVT; this comes from the exons ATGGCAAAACTTGGATTTGGTGGTCGCAG CGTGCTTACAAGAAAATCAAATGAGAGTATGAGAATAATTATTTCAACAGTCATTGGAATTGTGTTAGGGTATTTGATAGGTATTTCCTTTCCTACAGTTAGCATAACGAAG CTTCACTTCCCTTCCAGCATTGTATCATACATTGAAGACAGGAACTCAGGCCTAACAACCCAAACTTTATTGAATCACGCTTGGGATTCAGCTAATCGAAATAGAAATAATTCTACCTCAAACACTGATGATACTCCAAAG ATTTATGTTCCTACAAATCCCAGAGGTGCAGAACGACTACCACCTTGCATTGTTGTGCCTGAATCAGATTTTTATTTACGCAGATTATGGGGAAACCCAGATGAG GATCTGATTGTACAGCAGAAATATCTTGTGACATTTACAGTCGGATATGAACAGAAAAATAATATTGATGCGGCAGTCAAAAAA TTCtcagaaaatttcacaatattgTTATTCCATTATGATGGTCGAACTACCGAGTGGGATGAATTTGAATGGTCAAAGCGGGCTATTCATGTGAGTGCCAGGAAGCAAACTAAATG GTGGTATGCCAAAAGGTTCTTGCACCCTGATATAGTGGCACGATACGAGTACATATTTATATGGGATGAAGACCTTGGATTAGAGCATTTTGATGCCGAAGA gTATATTAAATTGGTAAAGAAGCATGGACTAGAGATTTCACAGCCGGGTTTAGAGCCAAACAATGGTCTAACATGGCAAATGACCAAAAGGAGAGGTGACCATGAAGTCCACAA AGAAACTGAGGAAAGACCAGGCTGGTGTGCGGACCCTCATTTGCCCCCATGCGCAGC GTTTGTCGAGATAATGGCAACCGTATTTTCTAGAGATGCATGGCGTTGTGTTTGGCACATGATTCAG AATGACTTGGTTCATGGATGGGGCCTCGATTTTGCTCTTAGAAAGTGTGTTGAG CCGGCTCATGAGAAGATTGGAGTTGTAGATGCTCAATGGATTGTTCATCAGGTGGTTCCTTCACTCGGAAATCAG GGCCAGGCAGAGAAAGGCAAAGCACCATGGGAAGGG GTCCGAGAAAGGTGCAGAAAAGAGTGGGCAATATTTCAATCACGGATGTCGGATGCTGAGAAGGCCTATTATCTTTCGATAGGGATCTCTCCCCCTAACTCAACGGTTACTTAG